The following DNA comes from Cellulomonas soli.
TGCTCGTCCTCGTCGCCCTGATCGCCTGGCCCGTCGGGCTCGTCATGTGGGCGAACGGGCTCGTGCAGCACACCTCGGCCTTGTCGGGCGCGCCCGACACCCCGGGCACCACCTACCTGCTCACGGGTTCGGACTCACGGGCCGACGGGGCGATCGGGGACGACGAGACCGAGGGCGCCCGCACCGACACGATCCTGGTGCTGCACGTGCCCGAGAGCGGGCCGACCGCCCTGATCTCGCTCCCCCGCGACACGCTCGTCGACGTGCCGGACAACGGCCAGGCCAAGCTGAACGCAGCGTTCTCGTGGGGACAGGCTCCCCTGCTCGTCCGGACGGTCGAGGGCCTGACCGGACTGACGATCGACCACTACGCCGAGATCGGCATGGCGGGCGTCGAGCAGGTGGTCGACGCCGTGGGCGGCGTCGACCTGTGCTATGACGCGGACGTCAACGATGCCGACTCCGGCATGGTGTGGACGGCCGGCTGCCACCAGACGGCCGGCGCCCAGGCGCTCGCGTTCGCTCGCATGCGCAAGTCCGACCCGGAGGGCGACATCGGGCGGGCGAAGCGGCAGCGCGAGCTCATCAGCGCCGTCACCGGTGCGGTCTCCCCCACGCAGCTCGCCCTGCACCCGGGGCAGCAGGTCTCGCTCATCCGTGCGGGCACCGGTGCGCTCACCCTCGACGACGACAGCGACATCCTCGACCTCGCCCGGCTCGCCCTGGCGTTCAAGGCGGCGAACGGCCCGGACGGGATCACTGGGACGCCGCCGATCGCGAGCATGGACTACCGGCCCGGCAACAACCTGGGTTCGACCGTGCTCCTCGACCCCGACCTGACCCCGGCGTTCTTCGCCGCGATCGCCGACGGCTCGCTGCCTGCCGGCCCGGTGGGCGGTGTCCCCGGGTCCTGAACCCGCGGTCTTCCCGGCTCAGGCCCGGGCGGTGAAACCCGTCGTCGCCCGGCCGCCGCCCGCCAGGGCCCGTAGCCGCTCACCCTTGGCATCGGCCTGCACCCGCAGACCTTCCTGGAACTCGCCCATGGCCACCCGCAGGCGTGCGGCCAGCGGGTCGGTGCCTGCTGCGAGGATGCGCACCGCGAGCAGACCGGCATTGCGCGCACCGCCGACCGAGACCGTCGCGACGGGGACACCGGCCGGCATCTGCACGATCGACAGCAGCGAGTCCATGCCGTCCAGGTACGCCAGCGGCACGGGGACGCCGACCACCGGCAGCGTGGTGACCGAGGCGAGCATCCCGGGCAGGTGAGCGGCCCCGCCGGCCCCCGCGACGACCACACGCAGGCCCCGGTCGGCCGCGGTGCGCCCGTACTCGACCATCTTGTCCGGCTGCCGGTGCGCGGAGACGACATCGACCTCGATCGGGACGTCGAACTCGGCGAGCGCCTGCGCCGCCGCCTGCATGACGGGCCAGTCGGAGTCCGACCCCATGACGATGCCGACGAGGGCCTGACCTGCCATGTGCCTGTCTCCGTCCGTCCGTGCGCCGCGACCGTCCTGCCGGTGCGTCACGCCGCGAGGCGCTGCGCGTCCATCATCACCCGCCGGCACCCGGCCGGCGGTGCGAGAGCGGCCTCAGCCGTTCCGCTCACCGCGAAGCAGGGCGGCCGCGGCACGGGCGCGGGCACGCACGTCGGCCAGGTCGGTGCCGCTGACGTTGACGTGGCCGAGCTTGCGTCCGGGCCGCACCTGCTTGCCGTAGAGGTGCACCTTGGCCTGCGGGTCGCGGCCGACCACCTCGGCGAGGGCATCGGTCGGGTCCGGGAGCGAGGAGCCCAGCACGTTCGCCATGACGGTCCACGTGGCCAAGGGCGAGGTGTCGCCCAGCGGCAGGTCGAGGACCGCGCGCAGGTGCTGCTCGAACTGGCTGGTCACCGCACCGTCGAGGGTCCAGTGGCCCGAGTTGTGCGGTCGCATCGCGAGCTCGTTGACGAGCACGCGCGGGTCACCGCCGTCCGGGGCCGGCACCTCGAACATCTCGACGGCGAGCACGCCCGTGACCCCGAGCCCCTCGGCGATCCGGGTGGCGACCTCGAGCGCCTCGGCCTGCGTGCCCGCGTGCAGGTCGGGGGCGGGGGCCACGACCTCGGCGCAGACGCCGTCCTGCTGCACGGACTCCACCACGGGCCAGGTGCGCACCTCTCCGGACGGCCGGCGTGCGACGAGCACCGCGAGCTCCCGGGTGAAGGGCACCTTCTCCTCGACCAGGAGGGGGACGCCCGCGCCCGAGGCCATGGCGTCGAGCCAGTCGGCGACCTCGTGCGAGGCCCGCACGACCCGCACACCCTTGCCGTCGTAGCCGCCGCGGGCTGTCTTGACCACCGCTGCGCCACCGACCTGGGCGAGGAAGTCGTCGAGCTCCTCGCGCGCGGTCAGCGGACGCCAGCGGGGGATCGGGACGCCGATCGCGTCCAGGTGGCTGCGCATGACGATCTTGTCCTGCGCGTGCACGAGCGCCGCTGCGTCGGGCCGCACCGCGACGCCCGCGGCGACGAGCCGGTCGAGCAGCGCGTTCGGCACGTGCTCGTGCTCGAAGGTGAGCACGTCCGCACCCTCGACGAGCGCGAGGATCGCCTCCTCGTCGGACGCGGAGCCAACCGGGGCGTCGACCACGACCTGCGCCGCCGACGACGACGAGTCCTCCACGAGGACGCGCAGGTGGATGCCCAGCGCGGTCGCCGCGGGGGTCATCATGCGCGCGAGCTGTCCGCCACCGACCACTGCCACCACGGGTGCTGCCACGGGCGCTGAGCGTAGCCGAGCACGCGGGCACGGGTGCTCCGCGTCCGCCGAAGGGCCCAGGCCGCCCTCAGGGTTCCGGGCTATCCTCGCCGCGTGAGCCGGACCGACGCCACCGTCGCCGCCGTCGTCCCCGACGCCGGTCCACGCGCGGTGCCGTCGTGGCTGCCTGCACGGGTCCCCGTCGCCTGGTGGGCGCGCGCACTCGAGCTCAGCCGGTTCCTGTCGGTCGGCGCCGTCGCGTTCGTCGTGGACCTCGGGCTGTTCAACCTGCTGCGCTTCGGGCCCGCCGGTCTCCTCGAGCACAAGCCGCTGACGGCGAAGGTCCTCTCGGTCGTGGCCGCGACCCTCGTGTCCTGGGTGGGCAACAGGTGGTGGACGTTCGCGGATCAGCGCTCGGGTCGCCAGGGACGTGAGCTCGTGGTGTTCGCGGCCGTCAACCTCGTGGGCATGGTCGTCCCTGTGCTCACGCTCGCGTTCTCGCACTACGTGCTCGACCTGACCACCGCGCTCGCCGACAACGCCGCGACGGTGACCGGCATCGTGCTGGCCACGGCGCTGCGCTACGTCGGCTACCGTCGCTGGGTCTTCACGGGCTGACAGTGCCCGACGCCCACAGCTGACGGCGCTCCGTCGCCGTCCCGTCGCGTCAGGGGACGTCCGCCTGGACGATCTGACCGTCCCCGCGGGCGGTCAGCGGTCCGTCGGCCGAGGACACGAACGCGGCCTGGCCGCGGGCGAGCATGAGGACGCCGTCCTCCCGGGACGCGATCTCGACCTCGCCCTCCAGGCACAGCACGATCCGCGGACCACGGCCGGGGACCCTGATCGTGCCCCCGTCGTTCAGCCGGGTGAACGACAGCTCGAAGTCGTCGACCGGCGCGTAGAAGATCTCTGTCGAGGTGAACACGCGCTCCGGGGCGATACGGATCGGCGGCGCGGCAGCGCAGTCGAGGTTCGCCAGCAGCTCCACCACGTCGACGTGCTTGCCGGTGAGCCCGGCCCGCAGCACGTTGTCGGAGTTCGCCATGATCTCGACCCCGAGACCGTGCAGGTAGGCGTGCACGGACCCTGCAGGGACGAACAGCGCCTCCCCGGGCTCGAGCGTGACCGGGTTGAGGAGCACCGACGTCACCGCACCCGCGTCGCCCGGGTGGCTGGCAGCCAGACGCATGACCGTGCGGTCCGTCCTGGGTGAGGGCGAACCGGCCGCGAGCCGACGCGCGCACGCCTCCGCGAACGCCTGCACCTCGGCGGCACCCGGCCGCGTGCGCGGGTCGAGCAGCCACTCGAAGGCCGCACGGACCCCGGACGAGGTGGCGTCCGCCATGAGCAGGCCCGCCAGGTCCGCGGCCAGCGGGGTGTCGAGGTCGTCCAGCAGCTCGGCCGCCCGCCGGGGTGCGCGGAACCCGACCATCGCGTCGAACCGCGTCAGCGCGTACACCAGCTCGGGCTTGTGGTTGGCGTCCCGGTAGGAGCGGTGCGGGGCCGAGCGCGGGATGCCCGCGGCGTCCTCGCGCGCGAACCCCTCCCGAGCGCGCTGCGCCGCCGGGTGCACCTGCAGCGACAGCGGTGTCTCCGCCGAGATGAGCTTGAGCAGGTACGGCAGCTGCTCGCCGAACCGCTGGGTGACGCCGCTGCCGAGGTGGCGGACCGGGTCCGCGACGAGCAGCTGGTCGAGCGGGACGTTCCCGTGCTCCGTGAGCACCGTCGCAGGAGCGCTGGCGTGCGCGCCGAACCACGCCTCGGCGACCGGCAGCCCGTCCGGCACGAGCCCCAGGACGTCCGGGATCGCGGTGGTCGAGCCCCAGGCGTAGTGCTGGATCACGTGCGAAAGGCGGTACACGGCACCTCGTTCAGATCGGGGGGCGGCGGTCCGCACCCGGGACGACGACCCATTCTGCCCTGTCGCTCACCAGCGTCGGCGGTCCTTGCTGGTGGCGACCACCGCGCCTCGCGGCAGCACGACGTCCGGACGCAACGAGGCCGGCACCCCCGACAGGAACAGGGCGAACACCGCCGGACGTCGCTGGGCGAGCTCCAGCCGTCCGCCGTCCGCCGAGGCGAGATCACGGGCGAGAGCCAGTCCGAGCCCTGTGCCCGCACCGGACGTCGCGCCCCGCTCGAAGATCCGGGGGGCGAGGTCGTCCGGCACCCCGGCACCCTCGTCGCCGACCTCGACCACGACCGCGTTCGACGGCCCTCCCGAACGGGTGCGGATGGTCGTGGTGCCAGCGCCGTGCTTGAGCGAGTTCTCCACGAGCGTGGCGAGCACCTGCGCGAGGGCGCCGGGCGTCGCGAGCACCTGGACGGCCGGGTCGACGTCCACCACGAGGCGACGCCCCTGAACCTGGAAGGTCGGCGCCCACTCCTCCTCCTGCTGGTGGACGACCTCGATCAGCGGGACGGCCTCGGTCGTGCCGCCCTGCGAGCGACGGGAGCGGGCGAGCAGGTCGTCCACGACACGGACGAGGCGCTCGACCTGCTCGAGCGAGATGCGGGCCTCCTCGGACACCTCGGGCTCGGAGGCGGTGTCCATGATCTCCTCGAGGCGCATGGACAGCGCGGCCAACGGGGTGCGCAGCTGGTGGGAGGCGTCGGAGGCGAACTGCCGCTCGGCGGCCAGACGGCCGGCCATCCGGTCCGCGCTGCGGGCCAGCTCGGCGGCGACCAGGTCGATCTCCTCGACGCCGGAGGGTTCGAGCTGCGGTCGGACCTGCCCCGACCCGAGCTGTTCGGCCGAGGCTGCCAGGTACACCAGAGGCGCGGCGAGCCGGTTCGCCTGCCAGATGGCCATCGCGATCCCGGCGGCGAACGCGACGACCGCGGCCACGACGACGAGCCCGATGATCCGCACGCTCAACCAGAAGACGTCCCACCAGCGCACCTCGAGGAGCACCAGCGCGCCGTTGTTCGACGTGGTCTGCACCGACAGCGAACGCCCCTCGACCGGGGTGCCCGCCTGGAACACCTGGCCGTCGGAGGTCCGCACGAGCACCGAGGCGGCCAGCTCGCCGTCGGTGCCGGTGTACGGCTCGAGCATCCGC
Coding sequences within:
- a CDS encoding GtrA family protein is translated as MSRTDATVAAVVPDAGPRAVPSWLPARVPVAWWARALELSRFLSVGAVAFVVDLGLFNLLRFGPAGLLEHKPLTAKVLSVVAATLVSWVGNRWWTFADQRSGRQGRELVVFAAVNLVGMVVPVLTLAFSHYVLDLTTALADNAATVTGIVLATALRYVGYRRWVFTG
- a CDS encoding LCP family protein — encoded protein: MLVLVALIAWPVGLVMWANGLVQHTSALSGAPDTPGTTYLLTGSDSRADGAIGDDETEGARTDTILVLHVPESGPTALISLPRDTLVDVPDNGQAKLNAAFSWGQAPLLVRTVEGLTGLTIDHYAEIGMAGVEQVVDAVGGVDLCYDADVNDADSGMVWTAGCHQTAGAQALAFARMRKSDPEGDIGRAKRQRELISAVTGAVSPTQLALHPGQQVSLIRAGTGALTLDDDSDILDLARLALAFKAANGPDGITGTPPIASMDYRPGNNLGSTVLLDPDLTPAFFAAIADGSLPAGPVGGVPGS
- the manA gene encoding mannose-6-phosphate isomerase, class I codes for the protein MYRLSHVIQHYAWGSTTAIPDVLGLVPDGLPVAEAWFGAHASAPATVLTEHGNVPLDQLLVADPVRHLGSGVTQRFGEQLPYLLKLISAETPLSLQVHPAAQRAREGFAREDAAGIPRSAPHRSYRDANHKPELVYALTRFDAMVGFRAPRRAAELLDDLDTPLAADLAGLLMADATSSGVRAAFEWLLDPRTRPGAAEVQAFAEACARRLAAGSPSPRTDRTVMRLAASHPGDAGAVTSVLLNPVTLEPGEALFVPAGSVHAYLHGLGVEIMANSDNVLRAGLTGKHVDVVELLANLDCAAAPPIRIAPERVFTSTEIFYAPVDDFELSFTRLNDGGTIRVPGRGPRIVLCLEGEVEIASREDGVLMLARGQAAFVSSADGPLTARGDGQIVQADVP
- a CDS encoding 5-(carboxyamino)imidazole ribonucleotide synthase, whose product is MAAPVVAVVGGGQLARMMTPAATALGIHLRVLVEDSSSSAAQVVVDAPVGSASDEEAILALVEGADVLTFEHEHVPNALLDRLVAAGVAVRPDAAALVHAQDKIVMRSHLDAIGVPIPRWRPLTAREELDDFLAQVGGAAVVKTARGGYDGKGVRVVRASHEVADWLDAMASGAGVPLLVEEKVPFTRELAVLVARRPSGEVRTWPVVESVQQDGVCAEVVAPAPDLHAGTQAEALEVATRIAEGLGVTGVLAVEMFEVPAPDGGDPRVLVNELAMRPHNSGHWTLDGAVTSQFEQHLRAVLDLPLGDTSPLATWTVMANVLGSSLPDPTDALAEVVGRDPQAKVHLYGKQVRPGRKLGHVNVSGTDLADVRARARAAAALLRGERNG
- a CDS encoding ATP-binding protein; translation: MRRRVLQATIAAVTVAVVLLGFPLAFLGAQLVRENEMRGLDQRAEALARSVDLRVDQDIELTERMLEPYTGTDGELAASVLVRTSDGQVFQAGTPVEGRSLSVQTTSNNGALVLLEVRWWDVFWLSVRIIGLVVVAAVVAFAAGIAMAIWQANRLAAPLVYLAASAEQLGSGQVRPQLEPSGVEEIDLVAAELARSADRMAGRLAAERQFASDASHQLRTPLAALSMRLEEIMDTASEPEVSEEARISLEQVERLVRVVDDLLARSRRSQGGTTEAVPLIEVVHQQEEEWAPTFQVQGRRLVVDVDPAVQVLATPGALAQVLATLVENSLKHGAGTTTIRTRSGGPSNAVVVEVGDEGAGVPDDLAPRIFERGATSGAGTGLGLALARDLASADGGRLELAQRRPAVFALFLSGVPASLRPDVVLPRGAVVATSKDRRRW
- the purE gene encoding 5-(carboxyamino)imidazole ribonucleotide mutase: MAGQALVGIVMGSDSDWPVMQAAAQALAEFDVPIEVDVVSAHRQPDKMVEYGRTAADRGLRVVVAGAGGAAHLPGMLASVTTLPVVGVPVPLAYLDGMDSLLSIVQMPAGVPVATVSVGGARNAGLLAVRILAAGTDPLAARLRVAMGEFQEGLRVQADAKGERLRALAGGGRATTGFTARA